The DNA region GCTATCATTATCAGCATCTCCCTTATACTAAAGATCTGCTCGATAATTGGATAATTAACTGGCAATTATTATGGCTAGATTTATTTGTGAGCCTCAGTATTATTAGTATTTTTGCTCTACTAGTGGTGGGAACGTATATGCTAATTGCCGATACTGTTAAAGAAGAGAGTCGCGGCACACTGAACTTTATTCGCTTGACACCTCAATCTGCCAGCAGCATTTCTTTAGGAAAAATTTTGGGTGTTCCAATATTACTTTATATCGTTATCTTATTATTTTTACCACTGCACTTAATCGCAGGTTTGGGCGCACGAATTCCCCTGACTTTAATTCTTGGCTTTGATGCGGTAATTCTTGCCAGCTGCGCCTTTTTCTACAGCTTGGCATTGCTTTGGAGTTTGATGGATTTTGGCTTATCAAGTTTTAAACCTTGGTTAGCTAGTGGAGTAATTGCCACTGTGTTATTAGTTTTCACCAAGACTCTATTTAACAGTGATTATTTAACTTTAGATAATCCTCTGGGCTGGTTGTTTTTATTTAATCCCAGTTTAGTTCTGTCCTATTTAATTGACGCTACCTATCTACCCGACAACAAAATTGGCTTTTTACCAGCAAAAAATTTAGGGGAACTGCTATTTTATGGACAGGCTCTTTGGACAAAAGCTAGCCTGGGTATCAGCTTAATTATATTTAACTTCAGTCTCTGGACATATTGGTGCTGGTCGATCTTAAAACGTCGTTTTCATAATCCAGAGCATACTTTATTTAGTAAAGTGCAAAGTTATTGGCTAACTGGTTGGTTGGCGGCGATCGCCCTTGGCTTCACCCTGCAAAGCACCGCCGAAAATGACTTAACAGAATACTTTATGTTTAGCCAATTCTGTTTGTATGTCTGGGGTTTAGGATTAATCGCTAGTCTCAGTCCTCATCGTCAAGCGTTACATGATTGGGCGCGGTATCGTCATCAAATTAACCAAAGTAACAATGCTCTTTGGAAAGAGTTAATCTTTGGCGAAAATAGTCCTTCAACAGTAGCAGTAGCAATCAATTTGGCAATTGCGATCGCCTATATCACTCCCTCAATCTTTTTACTCCTAGATTTTGACAAGCAATTCGTCTTCTGGGGTTTTATGTTAAGTGCTGGAAGTATTACACTTTGCGCTATTGCTGCTCAATTTATCTTGACTGCCAAGACGCGCAAACGAGCAGCTTGGTCGGTAATTACCGTAACGTCAATGATTGTCGTACCACCTGTTTGTTTTGGTCTAGCTGAAATATCTCCTCAAACCATACCTCAAGCCTGGCTGTTTAGTTTTATTCCCACTGTCGCTACTGAATATGCCACCACCTCGGCTATCTTACTAACCATGCTCGGACAGTGGTTAGCTGTTGCTTTGATTGGTTTACAAATGACTATAAAACTCAAGCAAGCAGGAGCATCGGAAACTAAGATGTTATTGTCTCAATCTCGTTAAAAATAAAGATTTTTGAGCCAAAAGCGATCGCCTGATTGAGAAAGCGATCGCTTTTTTACATTCGTGGATTATGTGGATTATCAAGTCACATCAATCAATTTTATTTGGTTAATTTTCCAAACCTGCTTGTTGAAACATTTGCTGA from Coleofasciculaceae cyanobacterium includes:
- a CDS encoding ABC transporter permease, yielding MKQNIRLFHHLSSLWEKFLDWNPQLFREIKGKLKTRNVVAAAAVSSVTQFVAVICLLGDLPDPDPQARLGVQYGRYGMGNIYEDLGSYHYQHLPYTKDLLDNWIINWQLLWLDLFVSLSIISIFALLVVGTYMLIADTVKEESRGTLNFIRLTPQSASSISLGKILGVPILLYIVILLFLPLHLIAGLGARIPLTLILGFDAVILASCAFFYSLALLWSLMDFGLSSFKPWLASGVIATVLLVFTKTLFNSDYLTLDNPLGWLFLFNPSLVLSYLIDATYLPDNKIGFLPAKNLGELLFYGQALWTKASLGISLIIFNFSLWTYWCWSILKRRFHNPEHTLFSKVQSYWLTGWLAAIALGFTLQSTAENDLTEYFMFSQFCLYVWGLGLIASLSPHRQALHDWARYRHQINQSNNALWKELIFGENSPSTVAVAINLAIAIAYITPSIFLLLDFDKQFVFWGFMLSAGSITLCAIAAQFILTAKTRKRAAWSVITVTSMIVVPPVCFGLAEISPQTIPQAWLFSFIPTVATEYATTSAILLTMLGQWLAVALIGLQMTIKLKQAGASETKMLLSQSR